A single genomic interval of Bradyrhizobium sp. AZCC 1693 harbors:
- a CDS encoding FAD-dependent oxidoreductase — protein MSADITADPAIGAASLAFPRHEQTFPTLAHHEIERMRRFGQLRTYKDGEALFETGKVGPGMFVVLSGTVAITQRDGLGHVTPVIDQSVGQFLAEIGQLSGRVALVDGHAEGDVETLLIPPDQLRALLVAEAELGERIMRALILRRVSLIQGGVGGPVLIGPASLGDTARLQNFLVRNGQPHHVLDPVTDKDAADLVARYSPSRADLPLVVCPDGTVLRNPSETSLALAVGMITNQAHEKLYDVAVVGSGPAGLATAVYAASEGLSVAVFDARAFGGQAGASARIENYLGFPTGISGQALTGRAYTQAQKFGADMLIPVSIRSLDCSQRDGAFALATECGQSLRAKSIVVASGARYRRPGIENLDAFEGRGVWYWASPIEAKLCVGQDVVLVGGGNSAGQAAVFLSGHARKVYMIIRGGGLGASMSRYLIERIEAAPNIELIFNAEVIGVEGGGDGSLERVRWKSRLAPEQHSFDVRNLFLFVGADPATRWLDGCGVTLDRAGFVVTGAQSEQNQGRPVPTLETSVPGVFAVGDVRAGSVKRVGGAIGEGAQVVAALHGYLADAMKPSL, from the coding sequence ATGAGTGCAGACATCACGGCCGATCCGGCGATCGGCGCGGCTTCCCTCGCGTTTCCCCGTCACGAACAGACATTTCCGACGCTCGCGCATCACGAAATCGAAAGGATGCGCCGGTTCGGGCAACTACGAACATATAAGGACGGCGAAGCCCTGTTTGAGACCGGCAAGGTCGGCCCCGGCATGTTCGTGGTGCTGTCCGGCACGGTCGCGATCACCCAGCGCGATGGCCTTGGCCATGTCACCCCGGTCATCGACCAGAGCGTGGGGCAGTTTCTGGCCGAGATCGGCCAGCTCTCCGGCCGCGTCGCGCTGGTCGACGGCCATGCCGAGGGCGACGTCGAAACGCTGCTGATCCCGCCGGATCAATTGCGCGCGCTACTGGTCGCGGAAGCCGAACTCGGCGAGCGCATCATGCGCGCGCTGATCCTGCGCCGGGTCAGCCTGATCCAGGGCGGCGTCGGCGGCCCGGTGCTGATCGGCCCGGCTTCGCTTGGCGACACGGCGCGGCTGCAGAATTTCCTGGTGCGCAACGGCCAGCCGCACCACGTGCTCGATCCCGTAACCGACAAGGACGCCGCCGATCTGGTGGCGCGCTACTCGCCCTCGCGCGCCGATCTGCCACTGGTAGTGTGCCCCGATGGCACCGTGTTGCGCAATCCGTCTGAGACTTCGCTGGCGCTGGCGGTGGGGATGATCACCAACCAGGCGCATGAGAAGCTCTACGACGTCGCCGTCGTCGGGAGCGGTCCCGCCGGCCTGGCCACCGCGGTCTATGCCGCGTCCGAAGGATTGTCGGTCGCGGTGTTCGATGCGCGGGCCTTCGGCGGCCAGGCCGGCGCCAGCGCGCGCATTGAAAACTATCTGGGATTTCCGACCGGCATTTCCGGGCAGGCGCTCACCGGCCGCGCCTACACCCAGGCGCAAAAATTCGGCGCGGACATGCTGATTCCGGTTTCGATCAGGTCGCTGGATTGCTCGCAGCGCGACGGCGCGTTCGCGCTGGCGACCGAATGCGGGCAGTCGTTGCGCGCCAAATCCATCGTGGTGGCGAGCGGGGCGCGTTACCGGCGGCCGGGAATCGAAAATCTCGACGCCTTCGAAGGCCGCGGCGTCTGGTACTGGGCTTCACCGATCGAGGCCAAGCTGTGCGTGGGCCAGGACGTCGTATTGGTCGGCGGAGGCAATTCCGCAGGGCAGGCCGCGGTGTTTCTGTCCGGCCATGCGCGCAAGGTCTACATGATCATCCGCGGCGGCGGGCTCGGGGCCAGCATGTCGCGCTATCTGATCGAGCGCATCGAAGCGGCGCCCAATATCGAACTGATATTCAACGCCGAGGTGATTGGGGTCGAAGGCGGCGGGGATGGATCGCTCGAACGCGTGCGCTGGAAGAGCCGGCTGGCCCCCGAGCAGCACAGTTTCGATGTCCGTAACCTGTTTCTGTTCGTCGGCGCCGATCCGGCCACCCGTTGGCTGGACGGCTGCGGCGTGACGCTCGACCGGGCGGGTTTTGTGGTGACGGGGGCGCAGTCCGAACAGAATCAAGGCCGCCCGGTACCGACGCTGGAAACCTCGGTGCCCGGCGTGTTCGCGGTCGGCGACGTGCGCGCCGGCTCGGTCAAGCGCGTCGGCGGTGCGATCGGCGAGGGCGCACAGGTGGTGGCGGCGCTGCACGGCTATCTGGCCGATGCCATGAAGCCGTCGCTATGA
- a CDS encoding UBP-type zinc finger domain-containing protein, translated as MTKKGCSHIAGIQTVTPSALGCEECLKSGSQWLHLRICRTCGHVGCCDDSPNKHATAHFHATGYPVIEGYDPPEGWGWCYVDEVLFDLSHRKTPHNGPIPRYY; from the coding sequence GTGACAAAAAAGGGCTGCAGCCACATCGCCGGCATTCAAACGGTGACGCCGAGCGCGCTCGGCTGCGAGGAATGCCTGAAAAGCGGAAGCCAGTGGCTGCATTTGCGGATCTGCCGCACCTGCGGCCATGTCGGCTGCTGCGACGATTCGCCGAACAAGCATGCGACCGCGCATTTCCATGCCACCGGCTATCCCGTGATCGAAGGCTACGATCCGCCGGAAGGCTGGGGCTGGTGCTATGTCGACGAAGTGCTGTTTGACTTATCGCACCGCAAGACGCCGCATAACGGTCCGATCCCGCGCTATTACTAA
- a CDS encoding alpha/beta fold hydrolase — MPTITTKDGVEIFYKDWGKGQPIVFSHGWPLSADDWDTQMIFFVNNGFRVIAHDRRGHGRSSQVADGHDMDHYADDLAALTAHLDLKNAVHVGHSTGGGEVVHYIARHGESRVAKAAILSAVPPLMVQTAANPGGLPKSVFDDLQAQLAANRSEFYRALPSGPFYGYNRPGAKPSEAVIENWWRQGMMGGAKAHYDGIVAFSQTDFTEDLKKITVPVLVMHGDDDQIVPYEDSAPLSAKLLKNGTLKTYKGFPHGMPTTEAATINADLLAFIKG, encoded by the coding sequence ATGCCCACCATCACGACCAAAGACGGCGTCGAGATATTCTACAAGGACTGGGGCAAGGGTCAGCCCATCGTGTTCAGCCACGGCTGGCCGCTGTCGGCCGACGACTGGGACACGCAGATGATTTTCTTCGTCAACAACGGCTTCCGCGTCATCGCCCACGACCGCCGCGGCCATGGCCGGTCCAGCCAGGTGGCCGACGGCCATGACATGGATCATTATGCGGATGATCTCGCGGCGCTGACGGCGCATCTCGACCTGAAGAACGCGGTTCACGTCGGTCATTCCACCGGCGGCGGCGAGGTGGTGCATTATATCGCTCGCCACGGCGAGAGCCGGGTGGCGAAGGCCGCCATCCTCAGCGCAGTCCCGCCGCTGATGGTGCAGACGGCGGCCAATCCGGGCGGGCTGCCGAAATCGGTGTTCGACGACTTGCAGGCGCAGCTCGCCGCCAACCGCTCGGAATTCTATCGCGCGCTGCCGTCGGGTCCGTTCTATGGCTACAACCGGCCGGGCGCGAAGCCCTCGGAGGCCGTCATCGAGAACTGGTGGCGTCAGGGCATGATGGGCGGCGCCAAGGCGCACTACGACGGCATCGTCGCCTTCTCGCAGACCGATTTCACCGAAGACCTCAAGAAGATCACCGTGCCCGTGCTGGTGATGCATGGCGACGACGATCAGATCGTGCCGTACGAGGACTCCGCGCCGTTGTCGGCGAAGTTGTTGAAGAACGGGACGCTGAAGACATACAAGGGCTTTCCGCACGGCATGCCCACCACGGAAGCGGCGACGATCAACGCCGACTTGCTCGCGTTCATCAAGGGATGA
- a CDS encoding epimerase has translation MKVILFGATGMVGQGVLRECLVDAGVERVLAVGRSPTGMQQAKLHEILHDNFTDFSAIESQLAGYDACFFCLGVSSVGMDAERYRHLTYDVTMAAATTLARLNPGMVFTYVTGKSTDSSEQGPVRWARVKGKTENDLLKLPFKAAYMFRPAGIQPLHGVRSKTGWVNAVYVVAAPLLSYLARTAPKYMTTSEQLGRAMIKVARDGYPKPILESEDINAI, from the coding sequence ATGAAGGTGATCCTGTTCGGCGCCACCGGCATGGTCGGGCAGGGTGTCCTGCGCGAATGCCTTGTCGATGCCGGTGTCGAGCGTGTGCTCGCGGTCGGGCGCAGCCCGACCGGGATGCAGCAGGCCAAGCTGCATGAAATCCTGCACGACAATTTCACGGATTTCTCCGCGATCGAATCCCAGCTTGCGGGATACGATGCCTGCTTCTTCTGCCTCGGCGTCTCCTCGGTCGGCATGGACGCGGAGCGTTACCGGCATCTGACCTACGACGTCACCATGGCCGCGGCGACGACGCTCGCGCGGCTCAACCCCGGCATGGTCTTCACCTACGTCACCGGCAAAAGCACCGACTCAAGCGAGCAGGGCCCGGTGCGCTGGGCGCGGGTCAAGGGCAAGACCGAGAACGACCTGCTCAAGCTGCCGTTCAAGGCGGCCTACATGTTCCGGCCCGCCGGCATCCAGCCGTTGCATGGCGTCCGGTCGAAGACTGGCTGGGTAAATGCGGTCTATGTCGTCGCGGCGCCGCTGCTGTCGTATCTCGCCCGCACCGCGCCGAAATACATGACCACCAGCGAGCAACTCGGCCGCGCCATGATCAAGGTGGCGCGCGACGGGTATCCGAAGCCGATACTTGAGAGCGAAGATATCAACGCGATTTAG
- the murA gene encoding UDP-N-acetylglucosamine 1-carboxyvinyltransferase, translated as MDRIRIVGGSKLNGTIAISGAKNAALPLMIAALLTEETLILDNVPRLADVAQLQRILGNHGVDIMSAGKRPGDRQYQGQTLHISAADIIDTTAPYDLVSRMRASFWVIAPLLARMHEAKVSLPGGCAIGTRPVDLLIMALEKLGAELTIDGGYVVATAPGGLRGAGIDFPKVTVSGTHVALMAATLAKGTTIITNAAREPEIVDVADCLNKMGARITGAGSTRIVVEGVEKLHGARHNVLPDRIEAGTYAMAVAMTGGDVQLSGARPELLQSALDVLTQAGADITVNNDGIRVARNGAVIRPVTVSTAPFPGFPTDLQAQLMALMACAGGSSQITETIFENRFMHVQELARFGARISLDGETATIDGTAKLRGAPVMATDLRASVSLVIAGLAAEGETMVNRIYHLDRGFERLEEKLSACGASIQRISD; from the coding sequence ATGGACCGCATTCGTATTGTCGGCGGCAGCAAGCTCAACGGCACCATTGCCATCTCGGGCGCGAAAAATGCCGCGCTTCCCCTGATGATCGCAGCCCTGCTCACGGAGGAAACGCTGATCCTCGACAACGTGCCGCGGCTAGCCGACGTCGCGCAGTTGCAGCGCATCCTTGGCAACCACGGCGTCGACATCATGTCCGCGGGCAAGCGGCCCGGCGACCGCCAATATCAGGGCCAGACCCTGCATATCTCGGCGGCCGACATCATCGACACCACGGCGCCTTATGATCTGGTGTCGCGGATGCGCGCCAGCTTCTGGGTGATCGCGCCCTTGCTGGCGCGGATGCACGAGGCAAAAGTCTCGCTGCCGGGCGGCTGCGCCATCGGCACGCGGCCGGTCGATCTCCTGATCATGGCGCTCGAAAAACTCGGCGCCGAGCTCACCATCGACGGCGGCTATGTGGTCGCGACGGCGCCGGGCGGCCTGCGCGGTGCGGGAATCGATTTCCCCAAGGTGACGGTGAGCGGCACCCACGTCGCGTTGATGGCGGCAACGCTTGCGAAGGGCACGACCATCATCACCAACGCCGCCCGCGAGCCCGAAATCGTCGACGTCGCCGATTGCCTCAACAAGATGGGGGCGCGGATCACGGGCGCCGGCTCGACCAGGATCGTGGTCGAGGGCGTCGAGAAGCTGCACGGCGCGAGGCATAACGTGTTGCCTGACCGGATCGAGGCTGGAACCTATGCGATGGCGGTCGCCATGACCGGCGGCGACGTGCAGCTTTCCGGGGCGCGTCCCGAATTGCTGCAGTCGGCGCTCGACGTGCTGACGCAGGCCGGCGCCGATATCACCGTCAACAATGACGGCATCAGGGTCGCCCGCAATGGCGCCGTGATCCGGCCGGTCACGGTCTCGACCGCGCCGTTCCCGGGCTTTCCGACCGATCTGCAGGCGCAATTGATGGCGCTGATGGCCTGCGCCGGCGGTTCCTCGCAGATCACCGAGACGATCTTCGAGAACCGTTTCATGCATGTCCAGGAACTGGCGCGGTTCGGCGCGCGTATATCACTGGATGGCGAAACCGCGACCATCGACGGCACCGCAAAACTGCGCGGCGCGCCTGTCATGGCGACGGATCTGCGCGCCTCGGTGTCGCTGGTGATCGCAGGGCTTGCCGCCGAGGGTGAAACCATGGTCAACCGTATCTATCACCTGGATCGCGGTTTCGAACGGCTTGAGGAAAAACTCTCGGCCTGCGGCGCGTCGATCCAGCGCATCAGCGATTAA
- a CDS encoding DUF2948 family protein, which produces MPAPDPLKLIALDADDLAVISAHVQDARVLASDIVWRQDEKRLVVGIDRLDWEQTLSGGTEPRRSIAALRFDRVLACKSRNIDLAQPKAVLELVGIEFHPGEAPGGSALLLFSHGEALRLDVECLECELTDLGADDLGTSDLAIAPLGPEG; this is translated from the coding sequence ATGCCGGCGCCCGATCCGCTCAAACTGATTGCGCTCGACGCCGACGATCTCGCGGTCATCTCGGCCCATGTGCAGGACGCCCGCGTCCTGGCGTCCGACATCGTCTGGCGGCAGGACGAAAAGCGGCTGGTGGTCGGCATCGACCGGCTGGACTGGGAGCAGACGTTATCGGGCGGAACCGAGCCGCGGCGTTCGATCGCGGCGCTGCGCTTCGACCGCGTCCTGGCCTGCAAGTCGCGCAACATCGATCTGGCGCAGCCGAAGGCGGTGCTGGAACTGGTCGGGATCGAATTCCATCCGGGCGAGGCCCCCGGCGGCAGCGCGCTTTTGCTGTTCAGCCATGGCGAGGCGCTGCGGCTGGACGTCGAATGCCTGGAATGCGAGCTGACCGACCTCGGTGCCGACGACCTCGGCACCAGCGACCTCGCCATCGCCCCTCTGGGGCCGGAGGGGTGA
- the hisD gene encoding histidinol dehydrogenase, with the protein MPVRLDTSSADFGSLFKQFLAAKREVSTDVERATRAIVDDVAARGDAALLEATRKFDRLDIDASGLRVAAAEIDAAVGACDTATVDALKFARDRIEAFHERQLPKDERFTDALGVELGWRWSAVDAVGLYVPGGTAAYPSSVLMNAVPARVAGVPRVVMVVPSPDGKLNPLVLAAAHLGGVSEIYRVGGAQAVAALAYGTATIAPVAKIVGPGNAYVAAAKRLVFGKVGIDMIAGPSEVLVIADATSNAGWIAADLLAQAEHDASAQSILITDSAALAADVARAVESQLATLPRADIARASWNDFGAIIMVSKLDEAVELANAIAAEHLEIMTADAEALSAKVRNAGAIFLGPHTPEAIGDYVGGSNHVLPTARSARFSSGLGVLDFMKRTSILKCGPDQLRALGPAAMTLGKAEGLDAHSRSVGLRLNLP; encoded by the coding sequence ATGCCCGTTCGCCTGGATACCAGCAGCGCCGATTTTGGCTCGCTATTCAAGCAATTCCTCGCCGCCAAACGCGAGGTTTCGACCGATGTCGAGCGTGCCACCCGCGCCATTGTCGATGACGTGGCCGCGCGCGGCGACGCGGCCCTGCTCGAGGCGACCAGGAAATTCGACCGGCTCGACATCGACGCCTCCGGCCTGCGCGTCGCCGCGGCCGAGATCGATGCCGCGGTCGGGGCCTGCGACACCGCAACCGTCGATGCCCTGAAATTCGCCCGTGACCGGATCGAGGCATTTCACGAAAGGCAATTGCCGAAGGACGAGCGTTTCACGGATGCGCTGGGCGTCGAGCTCGGCTGGCGCTGGAGCGCGGTCGATGCGGTCGGCCTCTATGTGCCCGGCGGCACCGCGGCCTATCCGTCCTCGGTGTTGATGAACGCCGTTCCGGCCAGGGTCGCCGGCGTGCCGCGGGTCGTCATGGTGGTGCCCTCGCCGGACGGCAAGCTCAATCCGCTGGTGCTGGCCGCGGCACACCTCGGCGGCGTGTCCGAGATCTATCGCGTCGGCGGCGCGCAGGCGGTGGCCGCATTGGCCTATGGCACCGCGACGATTGCGCCGGTGGCAAAAATCGTCGGTCCGGGGAATGCCTATGTCGCCGCCGCCAAGCGGCTTGTGTTCGGCAAGGTCGGCATCGACATGATCGCCGGTCCCTCGGAAGTGCTCGTCATTGCCGATGCGACCTCAAATGCCGGCTGGATCGCCGCTGACCTTTTGGCGCAGGCCGAGCATGATGCGAGCGCGCAGTCGATTTTGATCACCGACAGCGCGGCCCTGGCCGCCGACGTCGCGCGTGCAGTCGAGTCGCAACTGGCGACGCTGCCCCGCGCCGACATCGCGCGGGCCTCGTGGAACGATTTCGGCGCCATCATCATGGTCAGCAAGCTCGACGAGGCGGTGGAGCTTGCGAATGCGATCGCCGCCGAGCATCTGGAAATCATGACCGCGGATGCGGAAGCGCTGTCGGCAAAGGTCCGCAACGCCGGCGCGATCTTCCTCGGCCCCCACACACCGGAGGCGATCGGCGATTACGTCGGCGGCTCCAACCACGTGCTGCCCACCGCGCGCTCGGCGCGGTTTTCGTCGGGGCTCGGCGTGCTAGACTTCATGAAGCGCACTTCGATTCTCAAATGCGGGCCGGACCAGTTGCGCGCGCTGGGGCCTGCCGCGATGACCTTGGGCAAGGCCGAGGGTTTGGATGCCCATTCACGCTCCGTCGGATTGCGCCTCAACTTGCCATGA
- a CDS encoding UPF0262 family protein, with translation MNKPPPDDDQHNRIVAVTLDEESIGRSGPDIEHERAIAIYDLIEQNLFAPEGTEQGPFTLHLAITGNRLMFDIRREDGAPVVAHLLSLTPFRRIVKDYFMICDSYYQAIRTATTDKIEAIDMGRRGIHDEGSRTLQERLKGKVRVDFETARRLFTLICVLHWKGQDA, from the coding sequence ATGAACAAGCCGCCACCAGACGATGACCAGCACAACCGCATCGTCGCGGTGACGCTCGACGAGGAATCGATCGGGCGTTCCGGCCCCGATATCGAGCATGAGCGGGCGATTGCGATCTACGATCTGATCGAACAGAACCTGTTCGCGCCGGAAGGCACAGAGCAGGGCCCGTTCACGCTGCACCTCGCGATTACCGGCAACCGCCTGATGTTCGACATCCGCCGCGAGGACGGCGCGCCGGTCGTGGCGCATCTGCTGTCGCTGACGCCGTTCCGGCGGATCGTGAAGGATTACTTCATGATCTGCGACAGCTACTACCAGGCGATCCGCACCGCCACCACCGACAAGATCGAGGCGATCGACATGGGCCGCCGCGGTATCCATGACGAAGGCTCGCGCACGCTGCAGGAGCGGCTGAAGGGCAAGGTCCGCGTCGATTTCGAAACCGCGCGGCGGCTGTTCACGCTGATCTGCGTCCTGCACTGGAAGGGGCAGGACGCATGA
- a CDS encoding arsenate-mycothiol transferase ArsC — MDAPRARNPQAVLFACGLNSVRSPMAASLLQHMFPRALYVKSAGVRKGELDPFAVAVMAELGQDISDHKPTTFEELEDWEGLNFDLIITLSPEAHHKALELTRTMAADVEYWPTPDPTGMEGNREQKLAAYREVCDGLSMRIRRRFAKAGAANE; from the coding sequence ATGGATGCGCCCCGCGCGCGCAATCCGCAGGCCGTGCTGTTCGCATGCGGGCTGAACAGCGTGCGTTCGCCGATGGCGGCGAGCCTGCTGCAGCATATGTTCCCGCGGGCGCTCTACGTAAAATCCGCCGGCGTCAGGAAGGGCGAGCTTGATCCGTTCGCGGTCGCCGTGATGGCCGAGCTCGGCCAGGATATTTCCGACCACAAGCCCACGACGTTCGAGGAGCTCGAGGACTGGGAAGGGCTCAATTTCGATCTCATCATTACGCTGTCGCCGGAAGCCCATCACAAGGCGCTGGAGCTGACGCGCACGATGGCCGCCGATGTCGAATACTGGCCGACGCCTGATCCGACCGGCATGGAAGGCAACCGCGAGCAGAAGCTTGCCGCCTATCGCGAGGTCTGCGATGGGCTGTCGATGCGCATCCGCCGCAGGTTTGCCAAGGCGGGTGCGGCGAACGAGTGA
- a CDS encoding amidase — translation MSEIWQLPATELAQRIARRQLSSVEVVNAHLARIDAVNPALNAVVRVLADEARASAVKADQRQAAGETIGPLHGVPFTVKENIDMAGLPTTWGVPALANAVAPVDAPVVERMRAAGAIPIARTNLPDMALRVHTDSSLHGLTRNPWHPGRTAGGSSGGEAAALASGMSPIGLGNDIGGSLRNPANACGITSIRPSAGRVPDAGFVPAEDRLLAVQLMNVQGPMARRVADVRLGLRVLMGAHPRDPWSIDAPFEGPALARPVRVAVLPEPPGGGTDPKLAAVVRRAAQALADAGYVVEEACPPRYEDAIGCWARLIMGDFGSVLNLLSPMMGADAMAFLNNFNEGIPPLADATSWSQLMTERDGIARAWSTFMADRPLLLSPTWTQLPFEHGFDAATPAGSAATKELMRPVVPANLLGLPSACVPAGRDEATGLPVGVLITGPRLRDDLCLEAAEAIEARLGVATPIDPVR, via the coding sequence ATGAGCGAGATCTGGCAACTCCCGGCCACTGAACTGGCGCAGCGCATTGCACGCCGGCAACTGAGTTCGGTTGAAGTGGTGAATGCCCATCTGGCGCGCATCGATGCGGTGAACCCGGCGCTCAATGCCGTGGTGCGCGTGCTGGCCGACGAGGCCCGCGCTTCTGCCGTGAAGGCCGACCAGCGGCAGGCCGCCGGCGAAACCATTGGCCCGCTGCATGGCGTGCCGTTCACGGTGAAGGAAAACATCGACATGGCCGGCCTGCCCACGACCTGGGGCGTGCCCGCGCTGGCCAATGCGGTGGCTCCAGTGGATGCGCCGGTCGTCGAACGCATGCGCGCCGCCGGCGCCATACCGATCGCCCGCACCAATCTGCCTGACATGGCGCTGCGCGTGCACACCGACAGTTCGCTGCACGGCCTGACGCGAAATCCCTGGCATCCGGGGCGCACCGCAGGCGGCTCGAGCGGCGGCGAGGCCGCGGCGTTGGCCAGCGGCATGAGTCCGATCGGCCTCGGCAACGACATCGGCGGCTCGCTGCGAAATCCCGCGAACGCCTGCGGCATCACTTCCATCCGTCCATCCGCCGGCCGCGTCCCCGATGCGGGCTTTGTGCCGGCCGAAGACCGGTTGCTGGCGGTGCAACTGATGAACGTGCAGGGGCCGATGGCGCGCCGCGTGGCGGATGTGCGCCTCGGCCTGCGTGTCCTGATGGGCGCGCATCCGCGCGATCCCTGGTCGATCGACGCCCCGTTCGAGGGACCGGCGCTGGCGCGACCGGTTCGCGTGGCTGTGCTGCCCGAGCCGCCCGGCGGCGGCACCGATCCAAAGCTGGCGGCTGTGGTGCGACGGGCCGCACAGGCGCTGGCCGATGCCGGCTATGTCGTGGAGGAAGCCTGCCCGCCGCGTTACGAAGACGCGATCGGCTGCTGGGCGCGCCTGATCATGGGTGATTTCGGCTCGGTGCTGAATTTGTTGTCCCCGATGATGGGCGCGGACGCGATGGCTTTCCTGAACAACTTCAATGAGGGCATACCGCCTTTGGCCGACGCGACGTCATGGTCGCAATTGATGACTGAGCGCGACGGCATCGCGCGGGCATGGTCGACCTTCATGGCCGACCGGCCATTGCTGCTGTCGCCGACCTGGACGCAATTGCCGTTCGAGCATGGTTTTGATGCGGCGACCCCGGCCGGATCGGCTGCGACCAAGGAGCTGATGCGCCCGGTGGTCCCGGCCAACCTGCTCGGGCTGCCTTCGGCCTGCGTGCCGGCCGGGCGCGACGAGGCGACCGGGTTGCCGGTCGGCGTGCTGATTACCGGGCCGCGGTTGCGCGATGATCTGTGCCTTGAAGCGGCCGAGGCCATCGAGGCCCGTTTGGGTGTCGCTACGCCGATCGACCCGGTGCGCTGA
- a CDS encoding Maf-like protein produces MLGRPKIVLASGSPRRLSLLNQAGIEPDALRPADVDETPKRGELPRACANRLARAKADAALKSVQLDDELRGAFILAADTVVAVGRRILPKANLVDEAAQCLRLLSGRNHRVYTAICLVTPKEAFRQRLIETRVRFKRLSEDDIQAYIGSGEWRGKAGGYAVQGIAGSFVVKMVGSYTNVVGLPLYESVTLLGGEGFPIRFGWLNAS; encoded by the coding sequence ATGCTTGGCCGCCCCAAAATCGTTCTCGCTTCCGGTTCGCCGCGACGGCTCAGCCTGCTCAACCAGGCCGGCATCGAGCCCGACGCGCTGCGGCCGGCCGATGTCGACGAAACCCCGAAGCGGGGCGAGCTGCCGCGCGCCTGCGCCAATCGCCTCGCCCGCGCCAAGGCGGATGCGGCGCTGAAATCCGTCCAGCTCGACGACGAGCTGCGCGGAGCCTTCATCCTCGCCGCCGATACGGTGGTCGCGGTCGGCCGCCGCATTCTCCCCAAGGCCAATCTGGTGGATGAAGCCGCGCAGTGCCTGCGGCTGCTGTCGGGGCGCAATCACCGCGTCTACACGGCCATTTGCCTGGTGACTCCGAAGGAGGCGTTCCGCCAGCGCCTGATCGAAACCCGCGTGCGCTTCAAGCGCTTGAGCGAGGACGACATCCAGGCCTATATCGGCTCCGGCGAATGGCGCGGCAAAGCCGGCGGCTACGCCGTGCAGGGCATCGCGGGATCGTTCGTGGTCAAGATGGTCGGCTCCTACACCAACGTCGTCGGCCTGCCGCTCTACGAATCGGTCACGCTATTGGGCGGCGAGGGCTTTCCGATCCGCTTCGGCTGGCTCAATGCCAGCTAA
- the yacG gene encoding DNA gyrase inhibitor YacG, which produces MPAKPPQAAGESKGGSKPCPECGKPASPATAPFCSPRCRDVDLNRWLSGKYVIPGRDTDPEDAE; this is translated from the coding sequence ATGCCAGCTAAGCCCCCCCAAGCCGCCGGGGAATCGAAGGGTGGATCAAAACCCTGCCCGGAATGCGGCAAGCCGGCGAGCCCGGCCACAGCGCCGTTCTGCTCCCCGCGCTGCCGGGACGTCGACCTGAACCGCTGGTTATCCGGCAAGTACGTCATACCCGGCCGCGACACCGACCCCGAAGACGCCGAATAG
- a CDS encoding TetR/AcrR family transcriptional regulator, with protein MRVSKEKAAENRDRILKTASRLMRERGISGVGVDALTEAAGMTHGSLYSQFGSKERLVEEAIADAIVAKGQELREGSTLGDYVSEYLSAAHRDQPGSGCPFAALCCEIPRQSRGLRERFTAGVRGMAGWLSDRMGSGIRQRQRDEEALATLASLVGALVLARAVNDPKLSDDILRSTRKKLER; from the coding sequence ATGCGCGTTTCCAAGGAAAAGGCGGCTGAAAACCGCGACCGAATTCTCAAGACCGCCTCCCGCCTCATGCGCGAGCGCGGCATCTCCGGTGTAGGCGTTGACGCACTGACCGAAGCGGCCGGGATGACGCACGGCAGCCTCTACAGTCAGTTCGGTTCCAAGGAGCGGCTTGTCGAAGAAGCGATCGCCGACGCGATAGTCGCCAAAGGACAGGAACTGCGTGAGGGGTCTACTCTCGGCGACTACGTTTCAGAATACCTCTCGGCGGCGCATCGCGACCAGCCCGGAAGCGGCTGCCCTTTTGCCGCTTTGTGTTGTGAGATCCCACGCCAGAGCCGAGGCCTGCGAGAGCGATTCACAGCCGGGGTGAGGGGAATGGCCGGCTGGCTGAGTGACCGAATGGGCTCCGGGATCAGGCAACGCCAGCGCGATGAGGAGGCGCTCGCGACCCTCGCCTCTCTGGTCGGGGCGCTCGTACTCGCCCGCGCCGTGAACGATCCCAAGCTGTCGGACGATATCCTTCGCTCGACCAGGAAAAAGCTGGAGCGCTGA